A stretch of DNA from Serinibacter arcticus:
GGCCCTCCATCGCCGCGGCCGCCTTCGCGGCGCGGGACAGGTGCAGGGCTGCGCGCGGCGAAGCCCCGAGGAGCACCTCGGGCAGCTCGCGCGTGCCGCGGACGAGGGTGAGGAGGTAGTCGCGCACCTGCGCCGCGACGTGGACCTGTGCGACGGCGTCGGCCAGCCGCTGGACCAGCGGGCCGTCGGCGACCTGACGCACGTCGTCGAGCGGATCGGCGGTGTGTCGGTCCTCGAGCATCGCGAGCTCGGCGGCGCGGTCGGGATAGCCGATCGTGGTCTGCGCGAGGAAGCGGTCGCGCTGGGCCTCGGGCAGCGGGAAGGTGCCCTCCATCTCGACCGGGTTCTGCGTCGCCAGGACGAGGAACGGTCGCGTCAGCGGGTAGGTCGTGCCGTCGACCGAGACCTGGCTCTCCTCCATCGCCTCCAGCAGCGCCGACTGCGTGCGCGGCGAGGCCCGGTTGATCTCGTCGGCGACCACGATCGAGGCGAACACCGGACCGGGGCGGAACTCGAACTCCGACGTCACGCGGTTGTAGATGCTCACGCCCGTGACGTCGCTCGGCATGAGGTCGGGCGTGAACTGGATCCGCGAGACGGGCGCGTCCACGGCGCGCGAGAGCGCCTTGGCCAGGCTGGTCTTGCCGGTGCCGGGCACGTCCTCGATGAGGAGGTGGCCCTCGGAGAGGAGGCAGACGACGGCGAGGCGGACCACGTCCTCCTTGCCCACCAGCACGCGGGAGACCTGCACGCAGATGTCCTCGGCGACGTCGGCGACCTCGCGGACCCGGTCCGAGGCGGTGCTCGCGACGGCGCGGCGGGCGCGGACGGGGGGTTCCTCGGAGCGGACGGGCGGTGCGAACTG
This window harbors:
- a CDS encoding AAA family ATPase, whose product is MTSQDQFAPPVRSEEPPVRARRAVASTASDRVREVADVAEDICVQVSRVLVGKEDVVRLAVVCLLSEGHLLIEDVPGTGKTSLAKALSRAVDAPVSRIQFTPDLMPSDVTGVSIYNRVTSEFEFRPGPVFASIVVADEINRASPRTQSALLEAMEESQVSVDGTTYPLTRPFLVLATQNPVEMEGTFPLPEAQRDRFLAQTTIGYPDRAAELAMLEDRHTADPLDDVRQVADGPLVQRLADAVAQVHVAAQVRDYLLTLVRGTRELPEVLLGASPRAALHLSRAAKAAAAMEGRDYVVPDDVARLAVPVLAHRLLLAPVGPGRARHTAQELVEQLVERTAVPRGERR